A portion of the Sphingobacterium spiritivorum genome contains these proteins:
- a CDS encoding VOC family protein: protein MSFFITNLILSSKVNELINPYGMKQMMYPCLWFEGNATEAVDFYISVFKDSRILSANPLVTFLEIKGQKFMALNGRPDFEPNQASSLVIECTSQDEIDQYWEAITKEGEESMCGWCKDKYGFSWQIIPENIEKLLFKSPNAERAVQAMMGMKKIDIAALENA, encoded by the coding sequence ATGTCTTTTTTTATCACCAATCTGATATTATCCTCCAAAGTCAATGAACTTATAAATCCTTATGGTATGAAACAAATGATGTACCCTTGCCTATGGTTTGAAGGCAACGCAACAGAAGCTGTAGATTTTTACATCTCGGTTTTCAAAGATAGCCGGATCCTGTCCGCTAATCCGCTTGTTACTTTTTTAGAAATAAAAGGCCAGAAATTTATGGCTCTCAATGGCAGGCCGGATTTTGAGCCAAATCAAGCTTCTTCATTGGTGATCGAATGTACTTCTCAGGATGAGATAGATCAGTATTGGGAAGCCATCACCAAAGAAGGCGAAGAAAGCATGTGTGGCTGGTGTAAAGACAAATACGGATTTTCATGGCAGATTATCCCTGAAAACATCGAAAAACTACTTTTCAAATCTCCAAATGCGGAGCGTGCCGTACAGGCGATGATGGGTATGAAAAAAATTGATATAGCAGCATTGGAAAATGCCTGA
- a CDS encoding YiiX/YebB-like N1pC/P60 family cysteine hydrolase has translation MKKLLTTFCLFLTLTLSFAQKKDTEVTLRDIKSGDLIFVGAQQQDLSGAINRVTQKSESAFFDHIGIIEMTKDSVFVLHASSTKGSVRQEIHQFYEEQQDGGNALILYRLKDPFISSIPAALKTAGTMLGKPYNRSYIMNDSYYYCSDFIYRAFEKNQIFSLAPMTFIDPETGKTDDFWKAFYKKQNLEVPEGKPGCNPNGMAASEKLNRLGRFYL, from the coding sequence ATGAAAAAACTTTTGACTACATTCTGCTTATTCCTGACGCTGACATTATCCTTTGCGCAAAAAAAAGACACTGAAGTAACTTTAAGAGATATCAAAAGCGGAGATTTGATTTTTGTGGGTGCTCAACAACAGGATCTTTCGGGAGCCATTAACCGTGTTACCCAGAAAAGTGAGTCAGCTTTCTTTGATCATATCGGCATAATAGAAATGACAAAAGACTCCGTTTTTGTACTGCATGCCAGCAGCACAAAAGGATCTGTACGTCAGGAAATTCATCAATTCTATGAAGAGCAACAGGATGGAGGCAATGCTCTTATCCTGTACAGACTAAAAGATCCTTTTATTTCTAGTATTCCCGCTGCACTGAAAACAGCCGGAACTATGCTTGGAAAACCCTATAACCGCAGCTATATCATGAACGATAGTTATTATTACTGTTCTGATTTTATATACCGCGCTTTTGAAAAGAATCAGATATTCAGTTTAGCACCTATGACCTTTATCGATCCCGAAACAGGAAAAACGGATGACTTCTGGAAAGCTTTTTACAAAAAGCAAAACCTGGAAGTTCCCGAAGGAAAACCAGGTTGTAATCCTAACGGTATGGCAGCATCAGAAAAACTCAACCGGCTCGGAAGATTTTATCTGTAG
- a CDS encoding VOC family protein: MALLHAYLNFNGNCEEAFEFYKGVFGSESLGVYRFGDMPADPEYPIQDEDKNKIMHTAIKINESVMLMGSDCIQNFGHSATAGTNAYLMLDTQTAEEAKQLYSKLSVDAQSIEMPLGEQFWAELYSSFQDKYGISWMIHFEGNKKMS; this comes from the coding sequence ATGGCACTATTACACGCGTATTTAAATTTTAACGGAAATTGTGAAGAAGCTTTTGAATTCTACAAAGGCGTTTTCGGTTCGGAATCTTTAGGAGTTTACCGTTTTGGCGATATGCCTGCTGATCCGGAATACCCTATTCAGGATGAAGACAAAAACAAAATCATGCATACGGCAATTAAGATTAACGAATCTGTCATGCTGATGGGATCAGACTGTATCCAAAACTTTGGACACAGCGCAACAGCAGGAACAAATGCTTACCTGATGCTGGATACACAGACAGCTGAAGAGGCTAAACAATTGTATTCCAAACTGAGTGTGGATGCGCAGTCCATTGAAATGCCTTTAGGTGAGCAATTTTGGGCTGAGTTATATTCTTCATTTCAGGACAAATACGGAATTTCCTGGATGATCCATTTCGAAGGAAATAAAAAAATGTCCTGA
- a CDS encoding nuclear transport factor 2 family protein has protein sequence MSKAKQVVEQYMQGFRESNHEKVLECLTEDVIWHMPGYFQLQGKEAFDKEIENDLFTGSPTIQVFRMIEEGAVVIAEGAVQGKFKTGDLLDAVFCDVFEFDGLKIKKLISYQMNK, from the coding sequence ATGAGTAAAGCAAAACAAGTTGTAGAGCAGTATATGCAGGGATTTCGGGAAAGCAACCACGAGAAGGTGTTGGAATGCCTGACTGAAGATGTCATTTGGCATATGCCCGGTTATTTTCAGCTGCAGGGTAAAGAAGCTTTTGATAAGGAAATCGAAAACGACCTGTTTACAGGCTCTCCCACCATTCAGGTATTTAGGATGATAGAAGAGGGTGCTGTAGTCATCGCCGAAGGGGCTGTTCAGGGTAAATTCAAAACCGGAGATTTGCTCGATGCGGTATTCTGTGATGTCTTTGAATTCGACGGATTGAAAATAAAAAAGCTGATTTCTTATCAGATGAATAAATAA
- a CDS encoding SusC/RagA family TonB-linked outer membrane protein, which produces MRNFFTYFLLVFSLSLSTPLFGQQISISGTVKDSGTGIGIAGVTIAIKGGTTAVQSNDEGLFTIEAKPTDVLQLRYIGYVTQDVPVNNQTNLNISLISDSEALEEVVVIGYGTAAKRDLTGSIASVSGKDVADKPSPNPIASIQGKVAGVQITNSGEPGGAPNVKIRGTNSINGASPLYVVDGILNDNINFLNPSDIESMEILKDPSSLAIFGVRGANGVIIISTKSAKQGDLNFNFNSTLGFKDVNHRMKMTDAEGFKTLYNEQLKNEGATPFDYTNWNANTDWQDQIFQRGILNYNNLSVSGATDKNKFYMGLGYTTEEGVVKHEEYKKLTLNINDELKITDNFKVGMNFSGYKASLPQIQSGLINTAIIASPVTPVFNDEYGLYHNTPPFQTPQIYSPMVGLELRKNTRISDEYRAVGSVFAELTFLEHFTAKASFLYDYGFNGIRSYTPIVNVYDPNIQGTDKTSTLVRTTGVSQEQNTYKKAQSDWLLTYKNNWGDHSLTATAGFTTYYRGYEGIITNVGQGSGDPIPNDPRFFYTTMGDQTTRSIGGSQWERATLSYLVRGLYNYKGKYLLNGSFRRDGSSAFLGSNRWQNSGAIGAGWVVSEESFMQDQQLFDNLKIKGSWGVLGNENTGDGYRYPVYPTLVSGSSTSFGDNIYPALSPAYSPDPNLRWESVHSWEAGFEAKMLKNRLSLEAVYYDKKTKDILVEVPGVNGFLPILRNAGEIQNKGFEFSAGWNQQLTDDLKLGVNANLTTLKNKVLNLVNDDFAILAGNGVSRTMSGQPVGYFYGLRTDGVYQNQAEVDAGPKSGLGAAFKPGDIKYVDINNDGTINTQDRTIIGNPTPDFIYGFSVNLSYKNFDFGTEFMGVSGNELIRTWNRNQYSTFNFLEDRLGRWTGEGTSNFEPIMDSKRTNNREFSSYFIEDGSFFRVRNIQLGYNFKREALEKIKLKSLRLFLNAQNPFTFSKNTGYTPEIGGSAIAVGVDNGTYPIPAIYTVGVNVNF; this is translated from the coding sequence ATGAGGAACTTTTTTACTTATTTCTTACTGGTATTTAGTTTATCTCTGTCCACCCCCCTGTTCGGACAGCAAATATCAATAAGCGGAACTGTCAAAGACAGCGGGACAGGAATCGGAATTGCCGGGGTGACAATTGCGATCAAAGGGGGAACGACCGCTGTTCAAAGTAATGACGAAGGTCTCTTCACCATTGAGGCAAAACCTACGGATGTACTTCAGTTACGGTACATCGGTTATGTTACACAGGATGTCCCTGTAAACAATCAGACAAATCTTAACATCTCTCTTATTTCCGACAGCGAAGCTTTGGAAGAGGTCGTTGTTATTGGTTACGGTACTGCCGCAAAACGCGATCTGACAGGTTCGATTGCATCTGTTAGCGGAAAAGATGTGGCAGACAAACCTTCGCCAAATCCGATTGCCTCTATTCAGGGAAAAGTAGCCGGTGTTCAAATCACCAACAGCGGTGAACCCGGAGGAGCTCCTAACGTAAAAATTAGAGGTACAAACTCCATTAACGGAGCCTCCCCTCTTTATGTTGTTGACGGAATCCTGAATGATAATATTAACTTCTTAAACCCATCGGATATTGAATCCATGGAGATATTAAAAGACCCTTCCTCCCTTGCGATCTTCGGGGTACGTGGTGCCAACGGGGTGATTATTATCTCCACCAAATCCGCAAAACAAGGTGATCTTAATTTCAATTTCAACTCTACTCTAGGCTTTAAAGATGTCAATCACCGTATGAAAATGACGGATGCGGAAGGATTTAAAACCCTGTATAATGAGCAGCTGAAAAATGAAGGCGCAACTCCTTTCGACTATACCAACTGGAATGCAAATACGGATTGGCAGGATCAGATCTTCCAAAGAGGTATTTTAAACTACAACAACCTGAGTGTAAGCGGAGCTACAGACAAGAATAAATTCTATATGGGTCTGGGTTATACCACCGAAGAAGGGGTAGTCAAACATGAAGAGTACAAAAAACTAACGTTGAACATCAACGATGAGCTGAAAATTACTGACAATTTTAAAGTAGGAATGAACTTCAGCGGTTATAAAGCAAGTTTACCACAGATTCAGAGCGGCCTTATCAATACAGCGATTATCGCCTCTCCGGTAACTCCTGTTTTTAATGATGAATACGGTCTTTATCATAATACACCTCCTTTCCAGACTCCACAGATCTACTCACCGATGGTTGGGCTGGAACTCAGAAAAAATACACGTATCAGTGATGAATACAGAGCGGTAGGAAGTGTGTTTGCAGAACTTACTTTCCTGGAGCATTTCACTGCCAAAGCCTCATTCCTGTATGACTATGGCTTTAACGGAATCAGAAGCTATACACCTATTGTAAACGTATATGACCCTAATATACAGGGTACGGATAAAACAAGTACACTTGTCCGCACAACCGGTGTATCACAAGAACAGAACACCTACAAAAAGGCACAGAGTGACTGGCTCCTGACATACAAGAACAATTGGGGAGACCACAGTCTGACCGCTACTGCCGGATTTACAACCTACTACAGAGGATATGAAGGTATCATCACCAATGTAGGCCAGGGCAGCGGCGATCCTATTCCTAATGATCCGCGCTTCTTTTACACAACCATGGGTGATCAGACAACCAGATCTATTGGCGGATCACAATGGGAACGTGCTACATTATCATATCTCGTAAGAGGTTTATACAACTATAAAGGCAAATACTTATTGAACGGATCCTTCAGAAGAGACGGTTCTTCTGCATTCCTTGGATCAAACAGATGGCAGAATTCTGGTGCTATCGGTGCAGGATGGGTTGTATCTGAAGAATCATTTATGCAGGATCAGCAACTTTTTGACAACTTAAAGATCAAAGGTTCATGGGGTGTCTTAGGAAATGAAAACACAGGTGATGGCTACCGCTATCCGGTATATCCGACACTGGTTTCAGGTAGTTCGACTTCATTTGGAGATAATATCTATCCGGCATTATCTCCTGCTTATTCTCCTGACCCTAACTTACGTTGGGAATCCGTACATTCATGGGAAGCAGGTTTTGAAGCTAAGATGCTGAAAAACAGATTAAGTCTGGAAGCTGTTTATTACGACAAGAAAACTAAAGATATATTGGTAGAAGTACCGGGAGTAAACGGATTCTTACCGATATTAAGAAATGCCGGAGAAATTCAAAATAAAGGATTTGAATTTTCTGCAGGATGGAACCAACAACTTACTGATGATCTGAAACTGGGTGTAAATGCAAACTTGACAACACTCAAAAACAAAGTTCTTAATCTGGTAAATGATGATTTCGCTATACTTGCCGGTAATGGTGTATCACGTACTATGTCCGGACAACCAGTAGGTTATTTTTACGGTTTGAGAACTGATGGAGTATACCAAAATCAGGCTGAAGTAGATGCAGGACCGAAATCAGGTCTAGGTGCTGCTTTCAAACCGGGAGATATCAAATATGTAGATATCAACAACGACGGAACAATCAACACGCAGGACAGAACCATCATCGGAAATCCTACTCCTGACTTTATCTATGGTTTCTCTGTCAATCTAAGCTATAAGAATTTTGATTTCGGAACTGAATTTATGGGTGTATCCGGAAACGAGCTGATCCGTACCTGGAACAGAAATCAGTATTCCACATTCAACTTTCTGGAAGACAGATTGGGAAGATGGACAGGCGAAGGAACATCTAACTTCGAGCCTATTATGGATTCCAAAAGAACCAACAACAGAGAATTCTCTTCTTACTTTATCGAAGATGGCAGTTTCTTCCGTGTTCGTAACATCCAGTTAGGATACAACTTCAAGAGAGAAGCGCTGGAAAAAATAAAACTTAAGTCATTAAGATTATTCCTGAATGCACAGAATCCATTCACCTTCTCTAAAAACACAGGGTATACACCTGAAATCGGAGGAAGTGCAATCGCTGTGGGTGTAGACAACGGAACATATCCAATCCCGGCTATCTATACTGTAGGTGTGAATGTTAATTTTTAA
- a CDS encoding alpha/beta hydrolase, whose translation MNRYIACLVCLFVVTSCGITHNVPLNQSPNSFEKPNISNSFVDQNGNFYPDNWKKSYGAPPENGKKNDYSLMKIATERGEGDKLRSYETQQLKQVAKRLANKKRVFIFVHGFNSDVRSSNQSYDYIRKQLNVNSSQDEVIRFYWDGLLTNNPFSGAKIWFAATSFSQMAGEFGLRRLLNTMHNKNIYIISHSRGASVVLSALSTPVFKEKFVEEVKDIHHVDIDDASSLKENKNNITCIMLAPAVGLADFRPKDYREGDSTYCIFSEQVKKIHITTNNTDKMLKKVFGFLSDKLEPTDLGYKEDVYNVLCKHYPFFEMTDFSGMESHEFKRYIRNPKFKTMLKEHKIGKN comes from the coding sequence ATGAATAGATATATTGCCTGTCTTGTTTGCCTTTTTGTCGTCACATCCTGTGGTATTACACATAATGTACCCTTAAATCAATCTCCAAATTCCTTTGAAAAGCCCAATATCAGCAATTCCTTTGTTGATCAGAATGGTAATTTTTACCCGGATAATTGGAAAAAATCATATGGAGCGCCTCCGGAGAATGGAAAGAAAAATGACTATTCTTTAATGAAGATTGCTACAGAACGGGGAGAGGGTGATAAGTTGCGCAGTTACGAAACGCAGCAACTGAAGCAGGTTGCTAAAAGACTGGCCAATAAGAAGCGTGTGTTTATTTTTGTACATGGATTTAATTCAGATGTACGGTCCAGTAATCAGAGTTATGATTATATCCGCAAGCAGCTGAATGTCAACTCCAGTCAGGACGAGGTTATACGATTTTACTGGGACGGACTGCTTACTAACAACCCTTTCAGCGGTGCAAAAATATGGTTTGCGGCTACTTCTTTTAGCCAGATGGCAGGTGAGTTCGGACTTCGACGGTTACTGAATACCATGCATAATAAGAATATCTATATTATCTCCCATAGCAGAGGTGCATCTGTCGTATTAAGTGCATTGAGTACACCAGTGTTTAAAGAGAAATTTGTGGAAGAGGTAAAGGATATCCATCATGTCGATATTGATGACGCAAGTAGTTTAAAGGAAAATAAGAATAATATTACCTGCATTATGTTAGCTCCGGCAGTGGGGCTGGCAGATTTCAGGCCTAAAGATTACCGGGAAGGAGACAGCACGTACTGTATATTCAGCGAGCAGGTAAAAAAGATTCATATTACCACCAACAATACCGATAAAATGCTCAAAAAAGTATTTGGATTTTTATCGGATAAACTGGAACCTACAGATCTTGGATATAAAGAGGATGTATATAATGTACTGTGCAAACACTACCCGTTTTTTGAAATGACGGATTTTTCCGGAATGGAAAGTCATGAATTCAAAAGATATATCCGCAATCCTAAGTTTAAAACTATGTTAAAAGAGCATAAAATAGGTAAAAATTAA
- a CDS encoding VOC family protein: MNSVVYFEIQAENPEKSAHFYEQIFGWKFIKEDSLPITYYRIETTGIHGGLFQRPADTPPLNCGTNAFTCSMEVNDFDNIAALIIQNGGQVAMPKFAIPGRCWQGYFLDIDNNVFGIFEVNKSAGMS, encoded by the coding sequence ATGAACAGCGTTGTATACTTTGAAATACAAGCTGAGAATCCGGAAAAATCTGCTCATTTCTATGAGCAGATTTTTGGATGGAAGTTTATAAAAGAAGACAGTCTTCCTATTACTTATTACAGAATAGAGACCACAGGAATACATGGCGGATTATTTCAACGACCTGCAGACACCCCTCCGCTCAATTGCGGAACAAATGCATTTACCTGTTCTATGGAAGTGAATGATTTTGATAATATAGCTGCGCTGATCATACAAAACGGAGGACAGGTGGCAATGCCAAAATTTGCCATTCCCGGTCGTTGCTGGCAAGGATATTTTCTGGACATTGACAACAATGTATTTGGCATTTTTGAAGTAAATAAAAGTGCGGGAATGTCTTAA
- a CDS encoding transcriptional regulator: MSTFFKSNILVFFATLFCIQSLLGQEIPKIGHPWVQQYTKFNYNAGNQNWSVATDSSGVIYVGNGDGLLQFDGQVWSLHTLPNKSTVRAVTVGPQQRIYTGGMGEFGYWEKSRTGKLTYHSISKLVSKETILKDEIWKIIIDGKRIIFQSFANLYCYENGKIDLVSGNNQPFLFAFKANNRIFIENLPGGLFELKNKSLLPLKDNEVLRNQLILSILPLSDQSLLIGTAKNGLYSYDDQSGIRPWNNEINEQLKNAQLNNGIQVFKDYYAYGTILNGIYIINKDGQLIQHINKQNGLQNNTVLSLTTDLQKQIWAGLDNGIARIDIQSPLYFYADNSGSIGTVYSAKIFNGYLYLGTNQGLFYSAWSSNTAQTPMKFNLVPQSQGQVWDLSVIDGELICGHNDGTFKVSGQQFTKISNMTGGWVIKQIKGHRNLLLQGNYTGMALFRKGNNGWTLDTKINNRNLPVSAIEQKSENQFWVSNAQGLNLITTDSAYRNIIQTKAFGTKEGLPARTGNHPTNLNGSIIFSTDSGFYRYDDISDKFTPYRYLNEKLGSFAYSNKIIQAQANQFWFINKGHIAYATFMPKGELQIDSSRFATLKNQMMKYYENINQISPNLFLISIDNGFALYNPKTKLEASSYKPKPIIQGVYNITKEIKAFTDSDEELNIPYSSNNIRIRFAIPWYSSRAVRFQYFLEGYSQEWSDWSEEYQKDFTNLRNRTYTFKVRAQLPDGTITDVTSLEFTVNPPWYLTWWALLIYFLLFAICVHYGRKWYEHKLEKHRKILREKLSRQQEETLKKEMEVKERQMVQLKNEQLEQELAGKNRELANSAMNIVYKNELLNTIHEELISLKDNDGKKLSNEHVKKISKIINEAYNDERDWNLFEKSFNEAHENFFKKLKKDYPALVPNDLKLCAYLRMNMNSKEIASLLNITTRGVEIRRYRLRKKLNIPTEKNLSEFLLEV, encoded by the coding sequence ATGTCGACATTCTTCAAATCAAATATATTAGTATTTTTTGCTACGTTATTTTGTATCCAAAGTCTTTTGGGGCAGGAGATCCCAAAGATCGGGCATCCCTGGGTACAACAATATACCAAATTCAATTATAATGCCGGAAATCAGAACTGGTCCGTTGCGACGGACTCAAGCGGAGTGATCTATGTAGGAAACGGCGACGGACTGCTGCAGTTTGATGGTCAGGTCTGGTCATTGCATACGCTACCTAACAAATCTACAGTCAGAGCAGTAACTGTGGGACCGCAACAGCGCATCTATACCGGAGGTATGGGTGAATTTGGATATTGGGAGAAGTCAAGAACAGGAAAACTTACCTATCACAGTATAAGTAAACTGGTCAGTAAAGAAACAATACTGAAAGACGAGATATGGAAAATCATCATTGACGGGAAACGAATTATCTTTCAGTCATTTGCCAATCTCTACTGTTATGAAAACGGCAAAATAGATTTGGTAAGCGGAAACAACCAGCCATTCTTATTTGCATTCAAAGCGAATAACCGCATTTTTATAGAAAATTTACCAGGTGGACTTTTTGAACTAAAAAACAAGTCACTCCTGCCCCTGAAAGACAATGAGGTATTACGAAATCAGCTTATCCTTTCCATTCTCCCTTTATCTGATCAGTCTTTATTAATAGGTACAGCTAAAAACGGACTATACAGCTATGACGATCAGTCCGGTATCCGTCCATGGAATAATGAAATCAACGAGCAGCTCAAAAATGCACAGCTCAATAACGGTATACAGGTATTTAAAGATTACTACGCTTACGGAACGATTCTGAACGGGATATATATTATTAATAAAGACGGTCAGCTCATTCAGCACATAAATAAACAAAATGGTTTACAGAACAACACCGTATTATCGCTGACAACCGATCTACAGAAGCAAATCTGGGCAGGACTGGACAATGGTATAGCCCGTATCGATATACAATCCCCCCTATATTTCTATGCAGACAACAGTGGAAGTATAGGTACAGTATATAGTGCAAAAATATTTAACGGTTATCTCTATCTGGGTACCAATCAGGGTTTGTTCTATAGCGCATGGTCTTCAAATACCGCCCAAACCCCAATGAAATTTAATTTAGTTCCACAATCCCAGGGACAGGTATGGGATCTTTCTGTGATTGACGGAGAACTGATATGCGGTCATAATGACGGAACATTTAAAGTATCCGGACAACAGTTTACCAAAATATCGAATATGACTGGTGGTTGGGTGATAAAACAAATAAAAGGACATCGCAATCTCCTCCTGCAGGGAAATTATACAGGAATGGCACTCTTCCGGAAAGGAAATAATGGATGGACACTCGATACCAAAATTAATAATCGGAATCTTCCTGTCAGTGCTATAGAGCAAAAATCCGAAAATCAGTTTTGGGTAAGTAATGCTCAGGGGCTTAACCTGATCACTACAGATTCTGCATACAGAAATATTATACAGACAAAAGCATTCGGTACAAAAGAAGGATTGCCGGCCCGCACAGGCAATCATCCTACAAATCTCAACGGAAGCATTATTTTTTCTACCGACTCTGGCTTTTACAGATATGACGATATCTCCGATAAGTTTACACCATATCGTTATTTAAATGAAAAACTGGGTTCTTTTGCCTATTCCAACAAAATAATTCAGGCGCAGGCCAATCAATTCTGGTTTATTAATAAAGGACATATCGCCTATGCTACCTTCATGCCTAAGGGAGAGCTTCAGATAGATTCCTCCAGATTTGCTACATTGAAAAATCAAATGATGAAATATTATGAGAATATCAATCAGATAAGTCCCAATCTGTTTCTCATCAGTATAGACAATGGGTTTGCGCTTTATAATCCCAAAACTAAGCTTGAAGCGTCATCATATAAACCCAAACCCATCATTCAGGGTGTATATAATATTACCAAAGAAATCAAAGCTTTTACAGACAGTGATGAGGAATTAAACATTCCTTACAGTTCCAACAATATCCGTATCCGGTTTGCAATTCCATGGTACAGCTCCAGAGCCGTCCGCTTTCAATATTTTTTAGAAGGATATTCGCAGGAATGGTCTGACTGGTCCGAAGAATATCAAAAGGACTTCACCAATCTCAGAAACAGAACTTATACATTCAAAGTCCGGGCACAACTGCCGGATGGCACAATAACAGACGTCACCAGTCTGGAATTTACTGTGAATCCACCCTGGTACCTCACCTGGTGGGCACTGCTGATCTACTTCTTATTATTTGCCATTTGCGTACATTATGGTAGAAAATGGTACGAACATAAACTTGAGAAACATCGGAAAATACTCAGGGAAAAACTCAGCAGACAGCAGGAAGAAACGCTGAAAAAAGAAATGGAAGTAAAAGAGCGTCAGATGGTTCAATTGAAAAATGAACAATTGGAACAGGAACTGGCTGGCAAAAACAGAGAACTGGCAAATTCAGCTATGAACATTGTTTATAAAAATGAACTGCTCAACACCATTCATGAAGAGCTGATCAGCCTGAAAGATAATGACGGCAAAAAGCTTTCCAACGAACATGTTAAGAAGATCAGCAAAATTATCAACGAAGCTTATAATGATGAACGGGACTGGAATCTGTTTGAAAAAAGTTTTAATGAAGCACACGAAAACTTTTTCAAAAAACTAAAGAAAGATTATCCTGCGCTCGTCCCGAATGACCTCAAACTTTGTGCATATCTGAGGATGAATATGAACAGTAAAGAGATTGCTTCACTGCTTAATATTACGACCAGAGGAGTAGAAATCAGAAGATACAGATTGCGCAAAAAACTGAATATTCCGACTGAAAAAAATCTTTCAGAATTCCTGTTGGAGGTCTAA
- a CDS encoding VOC family protein: protein MKITGGKNIAIKVPVSKYQETVDFYTLTLGLQASEILTPDHPTVKKSTKVVFGDNTLWLDATEQVSRTEAWFELLTDHLAETEAHLQRANIAFEDDLEQIPAHMHWIKDPIGNVFILKESH, encoded by the coding sequence ATGAAAATAACAGGAGGAAAAAACATTGCAATCAAAGTCCCTGTTTCAAAATATCAGGAAACAGTAGATTTTTACACCCTTACACTGGGACTGCAGGCATCAGAAATACTTACCCCTGACCACCCTACTGTAAAGAAAAGTACAAAAGTAGTCTTCGGAGATAATACTTTGTGGCTGGATGCTACAGAACAAGTCTCACGTACAGAGGCCTGGTTTGAATTGCTGACTGACCATCTCGCAGAAACCGAAGCACATTTACAACGCGCAAATATTGCATTTGAAGACGATCTGGAACAGATTCCTGCACACATGCACTGGATCAAGGATCCAATCGGAAACGTATTTATTTTAAAAGAATCTCATTAG